In Vicia villosa cultivar HV-30 ecotype Madison, WI linkage group LG7, Vvil1.0, whole genome shotgun sequence, the DNA window TAGCAGCGTTTGGGTCAGAAAAGCAActttagttgcgacgtgatttacatgtcactattTAGTGACATGgcaatcacgtcactaaatttgCCTAGGAGTCAACTGAAATGCGCATTTAATGtctaatgttgcgacgtgattttcatgtcactacttagtgacatggaaatcacgtcactaatattttttttttttgaaaaaaccaaatatatatatatatataattaaattaataaactaaatatattaaaatttataaattaattcaataaactaaatataaatctaatattaaaattaagaaagtaaaattataaatctaatattactaaataatgtaattataatttaattaatagtttgtacaaattcaaaattaaaagttataacaacaaaataaaaactaaactaaatcaaCAATCAATCCGGGTCGGGAAACTCATCCTCATTTAGATTTTCCTGATCAGTCGGCGCATAATTCCCCAtattttggtttccaccaaaGGATTGCATAAATTGTCGCATTTGTGCCTCCATATCCGATTGTCTTTTCGCCATGACCTCCATTTCCCGCTGATGCTCACTCCGCATTGCCCTCATTTGGGCCTCCATTTGGGCTTTCAGTGCCGCTTCACGTTCCGCCGCCTCACGCCTCACCTCATTTATCGCCAATTGTCTTACAGTGTCTCTCTGTTCATTTGTTAAAGTTACAGGACGTGAACCTCCTTCCCCGTcgagaactctttgatatagagttctatCATCAGATCTCAAGGTGCCTcccaaatttccaccaccaaaaaaacacccgttaggccccttgccgccaatgactttactccaaagataaaaatctacatctggatgaagcggctctcccggTCTTGGAGTATACTTAGGATTAGCAGTCAGAAATTGTACAAGCAATGTCTGATAATCATCCTACACatacaaaaaaaagttaaatataatttagttgccacatgaatttcacgccacaaatttagttgccacatgattttcacgccacaacatgTCACATGCCACATGAAAATTATAACATATACATTCTACCTGtcagaattaattaataaatcagaataataataccgatttaattcatacattataacacatacattctacctgtcggaattaattaataaatcagaataataatCCCGATTTAACTCATacattataacacatacattctaACTTTGATCACCaatttgattcatatatatcaacactttatcggcacttcacaatcaccaccaaatacatcacaattcatcgcttaaagaaataccgatagcttaaccaaatataatacggatagcttaaccaaatataatacccaactttaaccaaataataccgatagcttaaccaaatataatacggatagcttaaccaaatataatactcaactttaaccaaataataccgatagcttaaccaaatataatacggatagcttaaccaaatataatacccaacttaaccaaataataccgatagcttaaccaaatataatacggatagcttaaccaaatataatactcaactttaaccaaataataccgatagcttaaccaaatataatacggatagcttaaccaaatataatactcaacttaaccaaataataccgatagcttaaccaaatataataccgataacttaaccaaatataatacccaacttaaccaaataataccgataacttaaccaaatataatgccgatagcttaaccaaataatacagatagcttaaaaaaataataccgatagcttaaataACTTACCATAGCTTTTTGTGTACGACTGTCAACAAAAGCTCCTGTTTTCTTTTTCCGAGTCCTCGCAACCAGCTCGGTCATAAGTGGAGGTCTATTTAATTCCTTagtctaaataacaaaataaactataattaataatatcatttattaattgaaattataactTTG includes these proteins:
- the LOC131619908 gene encoding uncharacterized protein LOC131619908, translated to MKERQIKKNYYGRTARRLSDMLRRVRKRWELHGIRPSWIGEEIFRELLKYWESDEFAAKSENAKKMRASEKGGCLNAVGSISTAEHVRRMTKELNRPPLMTELVARTRKKKTGAFVDSRTQKAMDDYQTLLVQFLTANPKYTPRPGEPLHPDRDTVRQLAINEVRREAAEREAALKAQMEAQMRAMRSEHQREMEVMAKRQSDMEAQMRQFMQSFGGNQNMGNYAPTDQENLNEDEFPDPD